The DNA window TTATGATAGTTATTACAAAAAATGTAGTCTTACGTTATTTGCTGGCTACCTGGTTTCACGCCTTAAACTTGTGACCTCGAGTCATGCAGTGGCATAACCAACCGTTGTATACTTAGCCTACATTTGTTCCTCTAGCTCATAAAAATAACCATCTCACTACTAGATACAATGTACAAGATACACGTACACCCATACACAATGATGTAAAGAGTATGATGCCGCctggttgggtattttttgcgTCCATGCTCTATGCATTATTAGAAGTTGTAAGAACTAATCATTCCATAGAACTATGGTTTAGAACTAGATTCAGTAACAAGTCTATGAATTCTTGTCCGCCAAGGAATTAGTggtttccttttgtttttttaatggtTTTGATTGTTTTAATTCTATCATTACAATCTTCATTAGCTCTGTATTTACTTTCAAATACTGACTGAAGTTAGATCTCTGTGTAGAtaattgactttgtgtttttacAGCTTAGAAACTACATTGAGGAATTTTTCCTGCTTGACTACTGGAGATAGCATTATGGTGGCTTACAATAACAAGAAGTACTATATTGATATTATAGAAAGTAAGCCTGCCAATGCTATAAGCATCATTGAGACTGATTGTGAAGTGGACTTTGCCCCACCCTTAGATTACAAGGAACCTGAAAAGCCCATTGCTCCACGTTCTGCTGGAAAGGCGCCAGAAGCTGGTATGACTGACCGATCTTTGTCATTTTTCTCTTTCTCTATGTCCCGCGGGATGGATAACATCCTTTTTTGTGTGTGTTGCATACTGCTATATTGGTATTGGAAGCTTGTTATAAGAGGTTGATTCATTAATAGTAGCTAAGATACTGAAATATCTTCCTACATGGTAGGGTTCGTTACTATTGTTAAATTTGCTTGATAAGGTTAAACTAGCACCAGAATCTTGGGTATGAGCTTTGATGATAGTGGAGGGcagttttttatttaaactttgttgatgagGATGCTCTGCATGCAGGTCATGCCTCATTTGCATTACAACTTCATAGTCttaaatgttgttgttattggcTCATGTCAGTTTCTCTTAAATTGACAGATTATTTTACAGTATGCTTGTTTcacttcatatttttatttgactGTTTATTTTAATCGAGGACACATCAAATCTTTAAGAAGCATGGAGTTAATGTTTATTTTTGTAAGTAAGCTGGCATTGGTTGAGTAGCTCAACAATATATTTTGTGACAGACAAATGTTGGTCCTTCAAGTTGATGGTCGTGTGTACATATTGCAGTGATGCTATTCAGTgtcattattaataattttttactaTCTAGACTGACGATTGTTGTTCCTCCTTATAGATAAAGAAACCCCTGTTGAAACTGAACCCAAGTTCAATCCATTTACTGGATCTGGGAGACGCTTGGATGGAAAGCCTTTGAATTATCAGCCTCCACCAGTTTCTTCTTCAGGGTCCAAGGACAAGAATCCTGGTGTTCCAAATGTCAATTCACAGTCTTCTACAGCTTCTAGTTCACAAAATAAAGCTCCACCAACTCAAGGCAAGCTTGTGTTTGGGTCAAATCCAAATCGTGGTATAGAGACTGGAAAGGTAATTGCCGCTTTCTAACATTTAAGTCATATATATGCATATTGTTACACTCAGATCCCCCCTATCCTTTCAGTGGGAGTAGATGGATGGACTGATAAGTTGTTCATTTTCTCTCTTTGCAGGCAGCAGCTGAGGCAAAACCAAAACAAGAGCCCCccaaagagaaagaagaagataaATTTCAGCCTTTCACCGGGAAGAAGTATTCTTTAAGGGGTtgattaatatattaaattatacacttttaaacttttatttataaGTAACTCCGCTTTACTGTGCATGAATGAATCCATGTCTATCGCAAAACTCGaatcttttttttgtttattgtatTATAAGCTAAAGACTGACCGGTAGATTCCGTAAAAAATAACTTGTTTACTGGGAGCTTATTTTTCCACCCATGGTTCTTAAATACTGCTTCTGTAACAGGTAGCAAGAATTCAGTGGGGGTTAAAAGTAGTTCtcaattattattacttgtgaatGAACACATTCTTTTGTGGAGCAAAAGAGATGCAACCCTTTATTTTAAAGGACCTTTTTCTTTGCAAAAAATATCTGTGTAGATCTAAAGTGAAACTTTTTGCAGATTCATCTTTTAGAAAGTTTAGTAGCAGGTCTTTATTGTCTTCTTTTTGCAGAATTCCATTGAAGGAAGAAAGACCTTTGGCAATAGTAATATACCAACTTTCACTAATTTAATAAAAACGTTGAAAGTTTTTTGGCTGTTGAAGGGAATCATCGAGTTGGCACATTCTTTTTTGAAGGAAAAATAACCAAATTTATTTGTGGGCATCTATTTGCTTGATAATAGAATAAAGAGATCAACTAGCCAATGGAGATAAATAAAATTCTTAAAtctaattacaatttttttacacTATTTCAATGTGTGTTGAAAAGACTTTCTCAACTTCAAAAGTTAAAAATGATTGACTAGAAAATCGGTGATATGTATGTGATAAAATTCCGCAACTTTTGCTGCTTTTGACATCAGACAGGGCAGTTTTTTTGGTCCAAGAAAATCGGTGATATATTTGTCATCGATACTGAAGGATGTTTTGTCTTCTGATTCACGAAGGATGAATCCCTTTGCTAATGGTATGTTTTGTTGGAGTGAAAGAGGATGGAAAGAACATTTAATGAAAGAAAGCTCAAATTTTAAGATTTTTCTATTGATTGGTTTGCACAGAATAGAGGAAGGAAAGAATATTTTTATTGGGAtccatttacaaaaaaaattcactaaaaaaggAGAGAAAGTTGAATGAAATAGTgataaagtgaaaaaaaaaaaaacttaatatcTCATGCTTGggtatttaagtaattttaaaataaatatctttCTTCTTTCCACTCTTTTTTACTCATCAAACAACTTAAAAATGATCTTATTTTTCATTCACTTTTACTCTTTCAAcattcttttctctttctttcttctttctctttgcATCAAAACAAAGTCTAACTATTattccattttttttattatgagttgttttaaaaaaattatattaaattataaatcgtTTTGCAATAtccataaattataaattattttataatatcaataatttattttttaatacatctttaagcatttattatttttttatcaattttttatttatctttctCGTACttgataattttattaaaaaaattagtaatcTTTTTATACAACaatgattaaattttttaatacttTTGAATATATTGAAacgaattataataaaaaacagaggtGATATTAAATTTGGATGATGCTAACCGAAAACAttgtttaaaatgaataaaaaaaaaaggagtaCTAATACATTAACTATAAgagtttttataaaaatttattatttagaatattaaatacgGAAGGTTCGCTTTAAGGATTCAAAGGTGATTCTCAAAAATAAGTTATCCAAGAATAAAAATATGGAAGTTTGATTCTCAGAAACAAGATCCAACGATTAACCGCCTTCTTGGGTAGCAAGGATCCCGCTAAAGGATCCAACAATTGATCACCTTATATGGGCGACAAAGATCCCATTTAAAGATCCATCAATTGATCGCCTCAATGGGCGGCAAGAATCCCACTTAAGGATCCAATAATTCATCACCTCATTAGATGGAAAGGATCTTACTTAAGGATCTAGTAATTTATCTCTTCATTGGGCAAGGATTCATCAATTGATCGCCTCATTGGACAGAAAAGATTCCACTTAAGGATCCAACA is part of the Vicia villosa cultivar HV-30 ecotype Madison, WI linkage group LG2, Vvil1.0, whole genome shotgun sequence genome and encodes:
- the LOC131650551 gene encoding uncharacterized protein LOC131650551, whose product is MFFDGYGYHGTSFEQTYRCYPASFIEKPQLESGDKIIMPPSALDRLASLHIDYPMLFELRNDAAERVSHCGVLEFIAEEGMIYMPYWMMENMLLQEGDIVRVKNVTLPKGTYVKLQPHTKDFLDISNPKAILETTLRNFSCLTTGDSIMVAYNNKKYYIDIIESKPANAISIIETDCEVDFAPPLDYKEPEKPIAPRSAGKAPEADKETPVETEPKFNPFTGSGRRLDGKPLNYQPPPVSSSGSKDKNPGVPNVNSQSSTASSSQNKAPPTQGKLVFGSNPNRGIETGKAAAEAKPKQEPPKEKEEDKFQPFTGKKYSLRG